GGGCGGGGTCTCGGCGGCAGGGCGCGATGTCGGCGAAGGGGCGACCGGGTCAGCGGGCGCCCATGAGGTGCTCGGTGGCCAGCTGCTGCAGGCGCACGAAGCCGAAGCCGTGTCCGCCCAGGTACGAGTCGGCGTCGAACTCCTCGTAGGCGCTGCGGTCGGCGAGCAGGTCGTCGTACGACTCGCCCTCGCCGAGGGTGGGCTGCGCGAGCTCGGCGACCTTCGCGGCGGCAAGGGCCTCCTGCACCTCCGGGTCGGCGCGGAACGCCTCTGCACGCTGCTTGAGCAGCAGGTACATGCGCATGTTCGCGGCGGCCGAATCCCACACGCCCGTCTCGTCTTCGGTGCGGCTCGGCTTGTAGTCGAAGTGGCGGGGGCCGTCGTAGGCGGCACCGCCGTTCGGACCGCCGTGCTCGAGCAGGTCGACGAGCGAGAACGCGTTGTTCAGGTCGCCGTGACCGAAGACGAGGTCCTGGTCGTACTTGATGCCGCGCTGGCCGTTCAGGTCGATGTGGAAGAGCTTGCCGTGGTACAGCGCCTGGGCGATACCGGCCGTGAAGTTCAGGCCCGCCATCTGCTCGTGACCGACCTCGGGGTTCAGACCGACCAGCTCGGGGCGCTCGAGCGAGTCGATGAACGCGATCGCGTGGCCGAGGGTGGGCAGCAGGATGTCGCCGCGGGGCTCATTGGGCTTGGGCTCGATGGCGAAGCGGATGTCGTAGCCCT
The window above is part of the Microbacterium sp. nov. GSS16 genome. Proteins encoded here:
- the xylA gene encoding xylose isomerase, which produces MSLTPTKADRFSFGLWTIGYNGTDPFGGPTRPALDVVHAVEKLDELGAYGLTFHDDDLFAFGSTDTARQKQIDRLKGALDATGLVVPMVTTNLFSAPVFKDGGFTSNDRQVRRFALRKVLRNLDLAAELGAKTFVMWGGREGAEYDSAKDIQAALERYREAVNLLGDYVTDKGYDIRFAIEPKPNEPRGDILLPTLGHAIAFIDSLERPELVGLNPEVGHEQMAGLNFTAGIAQALYHGKLFHIDLNGQRGIKYDQDLVFGHGDLNNAFSLVDLLEHGGPNGGAAYDGPRHFDYKPSRTEDETGVWDSAAANMRMYLLLKQRAEAFRADPEVQEALAAAKVAELAQPTLGEGESYDDLLADRSAYEEFDADSYLGGHGFGFVRLQQLATEHLMGAR